The following is a genomic window from Benincasa hispida cultivar B227 chromosome 7, ASM972705v1, whole genome shotgun sequence.
TAGCATATCATCCTTTCGGCGACCTTCGTGTGAACACCAATTCGTACTCTCTAGCGCGATAAGCAGGGTTGACAAAAATCTCCGTGGAGTCGGGTCCCTGCCCCGGGGTGGGAAATCCCCGGTTTGACCAAGGATAAAAAACGGGTCCCCAACCGGAGATGGGAATGGGACGGGGACGGGGACGGTATCCCCGCCCcgaatatattttttaataattttaaataataataatcaaaataatatatactgTAATGAGAACGTCCAACgagatatctaaacgatcgtgtaacaattAGCTAAATGACCAcacaataaatatctaaacgatcacgtaacagttagctaaacgatcgcacgatATAAACTTAAACGATCACACGATataaacctaaacgatcacacaataaatatctaaacgattgcttagtattctctattcgatcatttagtaatctTTATCCGATCgcttaataatatttaaacgcTCACTTAATATTCTCTAAACGCTTGCTTAGTATTTTCTaccgatcgcttagtattctctcaaCGATCGATTACGATGAAATACATGATTAAACTCTAAAAAATAGTCAAACCTCGAATATCAACATGCATTCTCCAAAGAGAAGAGTCTTATACCTTTCAGATGACGATGATGGCAAGTGCGTAGAGACGACTGGCGAGAAACCTGCGAGGGGTTCTCGACGAAAGTTTAGAGAGAAAACAGGAGCAAATTTGAGAGgcaaatttttgaaaagaaatgcTTTGAAATGAAGGAAATGAAGGAACCTATCGTGGTAAAGTATTCGTAGAGGCGCGCGGATATCAAATGGTCTGAAGGCTTTTTAAAACTGggggtaattttggaatttttcatgGACAAAAGGTCactggtagaaaagtttttaggaagaagtcattggtagaaaagttttggtTTTTCGgccattttgtgaaattttccgtGGAAGGCTTTGATCTTCTGAAGATTTTTTAAAACTggggtaattttggaatttcacaTGGGAAAAAAGTCAATAGTAGAAAAGTTCGAAATggtcattggtagaaaagtttttggtttttgggtccttttgtaaaattttccaaaaaaaaaaaaataggtgttCAGATGCCTAGTGACCTTGGATTAGTATCTACATATTGCGCTCAGTTTGAAAATTCTCCCGTCTCTTTTTGGTTCAGGTGATTGCACAGGGTTTAAGGGAGAGTGGTGTCTTCGATTCTGTTATTGCATCTGCTTCTAAAACTCAATCAAAGGAGAAATTTTTATCATCCATCACTAGCAGTAACTCGAGCAAAGCCGTTGCATCTCGATCTCTTCCATCTAGGAGGCTAGGCAGAAGTAAAAAGTACCAAGCAACTGCAAGGAAGTACCAAGCAATTGAAGCTGATGAGCAGCAGCATGAATCCGCCGTCCCACCGCAATCTCCTCCAGGAATAGAGACTACGAAACAACTCTAAACCTGGTAGGAGGTACACTTGATTGTTGTAAAACAGCCGCTTGGTCTCCAGTTTGTGGTGTGGATTGTCGTTTACTTCCTTCATACAATACCTTAGCTACCAAGGCTTGCTAGGAGTGAGAAAAGAACAGCAGATAAACAACTATTCTTTCTTCATTGTATAATACATTGTGCCAATTGTGAAATTATGCAATCGCTTTCGAGTATGTTATTTTGTTCTTTCATCTCAATACCAATATTATTTATGGAGTTCTTTTAATCAAGCATTGCAGCTGCAGAAGGATTAAGGAATCATCATGGTGGCCAATTTCGAAGGACAGTTCATTTGATTGAATGCACAAAAACTTGTAGGACGGGCAATAACTGGAAAACGATTCATCCATAGAGTATTGAAGTTTAAACTGAATAGTACAGAATTTACACACAGAAAAAAGAACCATGTGAGCCAATTCGGCTTTTGCAGTAGGTAAACAAACAGTACAGTGAAGAATTGAACTTAGATCTGATTACTAATCAAACATTGGTGGAATTATCAGGTTTGAAAACCGGCTGCTGTGAAGATGGTGAATGAGCTGCACCGCTACCAGGGGGTGGCGTGGGCACACCGAATATCTGCGCATTAGTCCGTATGTCTTGTCTCCCTTTCGCTCGGCCTAGAAAGTAACACCCGAAACCGAGCAACAAGCAGAAGAAAATCAATGGCAGAGAAATCACCACCACCAAACCCATATCTGATCACAAGCAAAGAAAGAGATAAAGTTGAATGGAATGAAGAAAGTGTGTGAGATGAGATTATATACAGAATAAAGGAGAAGACGAAGGAACTAGGCTTATTCTTGAAGGTATTTTTTTTGTGTATGTTTGAAGGCTTTATGTTTGATATATATCCTCGAAATTCCATCCAACGGTCAGCTTAacgttgaagcttcaacggtcaCTTTTTCAGA
Proteins encoded in this region:
- the LOC120081297 gene encoding uncharacterized protein LOC120081297 translates to MGLVVVISLPLIFFCLLLGFGCYFLGRAKGRQDIRTNAQIFGVPTPPPGSGAAHSPSSQQPVFKPDNSTNV